A segment of the Pseudomonas serboccidentalis genome:
GTTTTATCCGGTTGCGGCTCCGCCGCCTCGGTGCTGCAAATGGACGCCGACGTCGCCCGCGACCTGCGCAAACAGAAAACCTACTGCCAATCGATTCCACGGATCTACAGCGGTCTGGTATTCGATTTCTGCGTACTCAATGCCCCACCTGACCCTACCGGTGTGCTGCTGCCATTCGTGCTGCTGGATCTGCCGTTGTCCGGTGTGCTGGACACGGTGGTGCTGCCGTATACGATTTATCAACAGGTCGTGGATGGCAATATCAGCATCTATTGGCGATCGGATCGCGGGTGACCTGTTTTGCAGTTTTCTCTGTTTGAAAACCAGAGCGAGTCGCAAGCGATTGTCGAAGCGACAGCGCTTTTGTATCCGTCCGGAAGATACAGCGACTTCGTCATCTATGTTGATGAAAGCGGTGATCACGGAATGCAGAAGCTGGATCCCTATTACCCGATATTCGTGCTCGCTTTTTGCGTTTTTCACAAAAGACATTACTGCGAAAAGGTCATTCCGGCTGTCCAGAAATTCAAGTTCAACCATATGGGGCATGATCTGATCGGGCTGCATGAGCTCGAGATCCGAAAAGAAAAAGGAGCATTCTCCAGCCTGTTCACGTCCAGAGCGCACAAGCATGGCTTTCTTGACGAGCTGACCGGCATTATCGAGGCCAGCAATTTCGTCCTGATCAGTTGCGTCATCGACAAGGCCTTGCTTCGTGAAAAGCAGGCATTTGCTGACAACCCCTATCACTTGGCTCTCGGCTTCTGTCTGGAAACGCTGCATGAGTTTTTGCAGGAAAAGCATCAACAAAAAGCGTTAACACATGTGATTTTCGAGCGGCGAGGCAAGCGCGAAGATAACGAGCTTGAGTTGGAATTCCGTAGGGTATGTGGTGGGGCGAACCGATTGGGTATTCAGATGCCGTTTGACATCGTCTTCGCCACAAAACAAGTGAATTCCACCGGATTGCAGCTGGCTGATCTTGTTGCGAGACCCATCGGCATGAGCGTTTTGAGGCCGGGTCAGGAAAATCGAGCGTTTGACGTGCTCAAGCGCAAGTTCTACTGCAGCGGTGGGCGGCACAATGTCGGAGAAGGTTTCGAGAATTGGGGGTTGAAGCTTTTCCCGCCCTCAGAAAGCGAAAAGCCCCGGTGATCTCACCGAGGCATTAGCGCCGACCGGGATCCCCCAGTCCATTTGCACGTGAGTCTATGTTCAGAGGCTCGAGAGTGTCAACGCGAAGGCCCGCCAGTTCCGCTAGAGGCTTGTCGGCGCTTTTACGCTATAATCCCGCCCTTTAGCTGTCTCTCGCCCGGTGCGAGGGCACATCAATTTTCAAGGCGCATCGCGCCTGAATGCAGACTAAAGAGGCTAGACCCTGTGGCATTGACGATTCTTGGCCTGTCCGGCGCCCTTAGCCATGACCCTTCAGCCGCCTTGTACATCGACGGCAAGCTGGTGGCGGCGGCTGAAGAAGAGCGCTTCGTCCGCGATAAGCATGCAAAGAACCGCATGCCCTACGAATCGGCGAAGTTCTGCCTGGAGCAGGCCGGTATCAAGCCGTCCGACGTTGACGTGGTGGCGATTCCGTTCGCCCCGATCAGCCTGTTCGGCAAGGCTCGCTGGCACTATGCCAAGCGTTACTGGTACGCCCCGGATCGCGCCCTCGATGCGATCCTGATGGGCAACCGTCGCTACAAGCGCTATCGCAACAAG
Coding sequences within it:
- a CDS encoding YceK/YidQ family lipoprotein, which produces MTIKKAVALGACSWVLSGCGSAASVLQMDADVARDLRKQKTYCQSIPRIYSGLVFDFCVLNAPPDPTGVLLPFVLLDLPLSGVLDTVVLPYTIYQQVVDGNISIYWRSDRG
- a CDS encoding DUF3800 domain-containing protein, with product MQFSLFENQSESQAIVEATALLYPSGRYSDFVIYVDESGDHGMQKLDPYYPIFVLAFCVFHKRHYCEKVIPAVQKFKFNHMGHDLIGLHELEIRKEKGAFSSLFTSRAHKHGFLDELTGIIEASNFVLISCVIDKALLREKQAFADNPYHLALGFCLETLHEFLQEKHQQKALTHVIFERRGKREDNELELEFRRVCGGANRLGIQMPFDIVFATKQVNSTGLQLADLVARPIGMSVLRPGQENRAFDVLKRKFYCSGGRHNVGEGFENWGLKLFPPSESEKPR